The nucleotide sequence TACTTATCTAACGTTTTCCCGCAGAAACCCTATTCTATCACATACCTACGCAGGGAGGCCGTTGTCGGCAACTCATCTCCTGCCCCTCTACCTAGAACACCCTCTACCGCGACCGAACCTGATCTACCTCCCCAATACGAGCCCCCCAACGCTCGTCTTCAGTCTGACGCACGCGAACCTCTTATTTCTTGCTACATCGTCGACCGAAATCGAACCCTTGTTAGTCTTTGAGTTCCTACACCGTATAATAGATGCATTTGAGGATTTTCTTGGCGCGCCACTTCTGGCTgtcaagatcgagaacaACTACGACATAGTTGCACAGCTCCTAACGGAGATGTGTGACGCTGGTACGATAAGCACAACAGAACCGAATGCCCTACGTGAAGTGGTGGAGCAAGAAGGCTGGGTTGGAAAACTACTGGGAAGCATCAATCTTCCAGGGTTCGTGAACCATTGAGCCTGTGGGGGTATTTGAGCTAACCTGTGGCCAGAAAAGCTCCTCTGGGCGCCAATTTTTCGAATTCAAGCACACCATCCATACTGCCCTCGAACTCAACCGCTTTACCATGGAGGCGAGCCAACGTACGGCACACGTCCAATGAGATGTACGCAGATATCGTCGAAACATTGTCAGTAACGCTTGCTCCATCAGGAAGACCTCTCGCTGCCTTTGCCAATGGAACGATTGCATTCACCTCAAAGGTATCAGGTGTTCCTGATATTACGCTTAATATTACTAGCCCATCAGGAAAACACAACCTCGGGGGCATCATGGAACTACCAGTGTTCCACCCGTGCGTGCGGCTCAACCGGTGGAAAGAGAGACCAGGCGAACTCAGCTTCATTCCCCCTGATGGAAGATTTATCCTGGCAGGATATGAAGTTGACTTACTGCCTTTTTCAAGCGGGAAGAGCGGAAGTCTCAGCTCCAACAACCTCAAGTTACCGATTAATATGGAAGTAAAAACAGGATTAGGTGCGACAGGGTCAGATTTCGAAGTCCGATTACAGGTCAACAAGATTCTTGGAGCACCTTCGCCAGCATCATCGGGACTGGGAAGAGGCGGCAGTGGAGGCCGATTAGGCGGGCCTCATCCTGGATCACCAGGAGCACCTTTGATGGACGACCTCACTGTGACGATCCCCCTCCCAGCAGATGTCAGGAACTTATCTGAGATCCGGCCTAGCAAGGGCGACGCCAGCTTTAATCCAGGAGAGAAAGTCTTGGAATGGTACATTCCCGCAAAGGAGCTCTCATGCGGAACAAGCTACTTTGGACTCAGAGGTACTGTGGTGGGGCCGCTGACAGAGGAGGGTGATGGGGGATTCGATCCTAACGGATTTGGATTTGGAACCGACTACACATTTGACGGGCCATATCAGAGCGTACCTGTTGCCAAGGCGGCGCAGAACTCGGGGAGCACAGGCGACGACAAGGACGCCAAGAAGATCGCGCAGAACAAAATCCTGATGCCCACATCGGCCTCAGTAAGCTTTTCGGTCAAGGGATGGTTGGCAAGTGGTCTGAAGGTCGAGAGTATTCAACTCGACACACGCAAGAGTAAGGGCCTAGGAGATAGTGTCAAGCCATACAAGGGTGTCAAATACTTGACAATCAGCAAGGGAGGTGTGGAAATACGATGTTAATTAAGGAGACGGGGAAACACACAAACATGAGCAATAGACTTAAAGATGCTGTGCTGAGCCAGGTGTCTCGATAGTCGTACTTGCGGGCCAATAGGAGAAGAGGTAGAGGTCATGACAAAAGCAAAAAGAACGTATGTACCTGTCCTGTCGTAC is from Fusarium musae strain F31 chromosome 4, whole genome shotgun sequence and encodes:
- a CDS encoding hypothetical protein (EggNog:ENOG41), which produces MNGVIEALHIYDDNREAVVGNSSPAPLPRTPSTATEPDLPPQYEPPNARLQSDAREPLISCYIVDRNRTLNRMPYVKWWSKKAGLENYWEASIFQAPLGANFSNSSTPSILPSNSTALPWRRANVRHTSNEMYADIVETLSVTLAPSGRPLAAFANGTIAFTSKVSGVPDITLNITSPSGKHNLGGIMELPVFHPCVRLNRWKERPGELSFIPPDGRFILAGYEVDLLPFSSGKSGSLSSNNLKLPINMEVKTGLGATGSDFEVRLQVNKILGAPSPASSGLGRGGSGGRLGGPHPGSPGAPLMDDLTVTIPLPADVRNLSEIRPSKGDASFNPGEKVLEWYIPAKELSCGTSYFGLRGTVVGPLTEEGDGGFDPNGFGFGTDYTFDGPYQSVPVAKAAQNSGSTGDDKDAKKIAQNKILMPTSASVSFSVKGWLASGLKVESIQLDTRKSKGLGDSVKPYKGVKYLTISKGGVEIRC